The Rhodanobacteraceae bacterium genome window below encodes:
- a CDS encoding efflux RND transporter periplasmic adaptor subunit produces the protein MLMRNTCPAGLALAVCLGLPSFSWAQDAVPVRVVAPAQEAVIERRALSGSLNALNAASLSPRESGVVERITADAGQEVKAGDTLLVLDATLAQLQAARVRSSLAESKVRLAEAERVRDESAQLADQRNIARTQARAAEAEARIQAAAMASAKAEADLAEERVRRHTLKAPFSGVIVQRNVDAGEWVDAATPVFELVDTSNLRFDLQVPQELHGAIAKGDSVQLQIDAFPGQNFAGSVDAVVPVKDPAARTFLVRIAVGDPQSRLQPGMSGRAELALARRAQAWTLPRDALVRYPDGSHGIWIVETGANGPVARARQVELGLELGDRREIRAGISGGERVIERGNERLRDGAPVRVLNDAG, from the coding sequence ATGCTGATGCGCAACACCTGTCCCGCCGGTCTGGCGCTGGCTGTCTGCCTGGGGCTGCCGAGCTTCTCGTGGGCTCAGGATGCCGTTCCGGTGCGTGTGGTGGCTCCCGCCCAGGAAGCCGTGATCGAAAGGCGCGCGCTCAGTGGCAGCTTGAATGCACTGAATGCCGCCTCGCTGTCGCCGCGGGAATCGGGCGTGGTCGAGCGGATCACCGCCGATGCCGGGCAGGAGGTCAAGGCCGGAGACACGCTGCTGGTGCTGGATGCCACGCTGGCGCAGTTGCAGGCAGCGAGGGTCCGATCCTCCCTGGCAGAATCGAAGGTGCGGCTGGCCGAGGCCGAGCGCGTGCGCGACGAATCGGCGCAATTGGCAGACCAGCGCAACATCGCCCGTACCCAAGCGCGCGCCGCCGAAGCCGAAGCCCGGATCCAGGCAGCGGCCATGGCCAGCGCCAAGGCCGAAGCCGATCTGGCCGAAGAGCGGGTGCGCAGGCACACCCTGAAAGCGCCGTTTTCGGGGGTAATTGTTCAGCGCAACGTCGATGCGGGCGAATGGGTCGATGCGGCAACGCCGGTGTTCGAACTGGTCGACACCTCGAATCTGCGGTTCGATCTGCAGGTACCACAGGAACTGCACGGCGCCATCGCCAAGGGTGATTCGGTGCAGCTGCAGATCGACGCCTTCCCGGGTCAGAATTTTGCCGGCAGCGTGGATGCCGTGGTCCCGGTGAAGGATCCGGCTGCGCGAACCTTTCTGGTGCGCATCGCGGTCGGCGATCCGCAATCCCGATTGCAGCCCGGCATGTCGGGTCGGGCCGAACTGGCGCTGGCTCGTCGGGCGCAGGCCTGGACCCTGCCCCGCGATGCGCTGGTGCGCTATCCGGATGGCAGTCACGGCATCTGGATCGTCGAGACCGGTGCGAACGGCCCGGTCGCGCGTGCGCGCCAGGTCGAGTTGGGACTGGAACTGGGTGACCGTCGCGAGATCCGCGCCGGCATCAGCGGCGGCGAGCGCGTGATCGAACGCGGCAATGAACGTCTGCGCGATGGCGCGCCAGTGCGCGTGCTCAACGACGCCGGTTGA
- a CDS encoding tetratricopeptide repeat protein, with protein MPARPPIPHTLISEPPVAAKPKIRPSKMGKWRALVLVLVHVLIGLHIAHWLSTGESLTPVEPSEAMAFSRSSIVNTGLLFFAATIVLTAIFGRFFCGWGCHVLALQDLCRHWMLKLGITPRPLKSRALMWVPALAFFYMFLWPALYRWWIGDSLAVRGWELTTTEFWATFPGLIVGALTFLVCGFACVYFLGAKGFCTYACPYGAIFSAADRVAPMRIRVTDACESCGHCTAVCSSNVRVHEEVRDWGMVVSPGCMKCQDCVSVCPKGALYYGAGPIPLFAKPRPGRVIKPKTPARWGDEILLVLSFALAFLILRGLYGAVPFLMALGSSAVVAFLALTAAQLIRQPTLERPGLRLKRGGTLLPMGRVFVGVLVLLVLFLAHSAYLQVHQELGDRAYAQTEILRRTVLATPDQSPAVSDTARAEIESAIPHLLTTQRWGLTATLGNAARLAWLRALTGNTEAAEDSARVAIDRHELPGEMHQLLAHLALAKGDATAAISEWNLAIEAEPDRPEAYLAQGLFLARNGDVGTAQLVFDRGLAAQIPSPELSYNAGLARALSGKTEESITFFEHALALNPQYLEARENLAGMLASLGRYPQSAMHYRIALTQKPGDIGTRLLLARVLFESGQVEDAKAAIREALQIDPSNTEARAMLDALGEHDSGGSLPPSSERSN; from the coding sequence ATGCCTGCACGCCCGCCGATTCCGCATACGCTGATCTCCGAGCCGCCAGTGGCCGCCAAGCCGAAGATACGCCCGTCGAAAATGGGCAAATGGCGGGCATTGGTGCTGGTGCTGGTGCACGTGCTGATCGGTCTGCACATCGCCCACTGGCTGAGCACCGGCGAATCACTGACGCCGGTGGAACCCTCGGAAGCGATGGCCTTCAGCCGCTCGTCGATCGTCAACACCGGCTTGTTGTTCTTTGCCGCCACCATTGTGCTGACCGCCATCTTTGGACGTTTCTTCTGCGGCTGGGGCTGCCATGTGCTGGCCCTGCAGGATCTTTGCCGTCACTGGATGCTGAAACTTGGCATCACCCCGCGGCCGTTGAAATCCAGGGCCCTGATGTGGGTGCCGGCGCTGGCCTTCTTCTACATGTTCCTTTGGCCTGCGCTGTATCGATGGTGGATCGGCGACAGTCTGGCCGTGCGTGGCTGGGAACTCACCACCACCGAATTCTGGGCGACTTTTCCTGGCCTGATCGTCGGCGCGCTCACCTTTCTGGTTTGCGGGTTCGCCTGCGTCTATTTTCTCGGAGCCAAAGGATTCTGCACTTATGCCTGTCCCTATGGCGCGATCTTCTCGGCCGCCGATCGGGTGGCGCCGATGCGCATTCGTGTCACCGACGCCTGCGAGAGTTGCGGCCATTGCACGGCGGTGTGCAGCTCCAACGTCCGCGTGCACGAGGAAGTCCGTGATTGGGGCATGGTGGTCTCACCCGGCTGCATGAAGTGCCAGGACTGCGTGAGCGTCTGCCCCAAGGGCGCGTTGTATTACGGCGCCGGTCCGATTCCGTTGTTCGCCAAGCCCCGTCCCGGCCGGGTCATCAAGCCGAAGACACCCGCACGTTGGGGCGACGAGATCCTGCTGGTGCTGAGTTTCGCCCTCGCCTTTCTGATACTGCGGGGACTCTATGGCGCGGTGCCCTTCCTGATGGCACTGGGATCCTCGGCGGTGGTGGCCTTTCTGGCGCTCACCGCAGCGCAACTGATTCGCCAGCCGACGCTGGAGCGCCCGGGGCTGCGGCTGAAGCGCGGTGGCACGCTGCTGCCCATGGGGCGCGTGTTTGTCGGCGTGCTGGTTCTGCTGGTGCTCTTCCTCGCGCACAGCGCCTATTTGCAGGTCCACCAGGAACTCGGAGATCGCGCCTACGCGCAGACCGAGATCCTGCGGCGGACCGTGCTGGCGACACCAGACCAGTCGCCAGCCGTCTCCGATACAGCGCGTGCCGAGATCGAATCCGCGATACCGCATCTGCTCACGACCCAGCGCTGGGGGCTCACCGCTACGCTGGGCAATGCCGCCCGCCTGGCCTGGCTGCGGGCGCTCACCGGCAACACCGAGGCCGCCGAGGACAGCGCCCGAGTAGCGATCGATCGCCACGAACTGCCGGGAGAGATGCACCAGTTGCTGGCGCATCTGGCCCTGGCCAAAGGCGATGCCACGGCCGCCATCAGCGAATGGAATCTGGCCATCGAAGCCGAGCCCGACCGTCCTGAAGCCTATCTGGCCCAGGGCCTGTTCCTGGCCCGCAATGGCGATGTCGGTACCGCACAACTGGTCTTCGATCGTGGACTGGCAGCGCAGATCCCGTCGCCGGAACTCAGCTACAACGCTGGACTGGCACGCGCGCTCAGTGGCAAAACCGAGGAATCGATCACGTTTTTCGAGCACGCCCTGGCGCTCAATCCGCAGTATCTGGAAGCCAGAGAGAATCTTGCGGGCATGCTCGCCAGTCTGGGCCGCTACCCGCAGAGCGCCATGCACTACCGGATTGCCCTGACCCAGAAGCCCGGGGACATCGGTACGCGCTTGCTGCTGGCAAGAGTCCTTTTCGAGTCGGGACAGGTGGAAGACGCAAAGGCCGCGATTCGTGAAGCATTGCAGATCGACCCCAGCAACACCGAGGCACGCGCTATGCTCGACGCACTCGGCGAACATGATTCCGGCGGATCGCTGCCGCCCTCATCAGAACGATCGAATTGA
- a CDS encoding 2-oxoglutarate oxidoreductase, with protein sequence MSRSLNQCVIKLHQEHHALEDYQGGVPRWCSGCGDNAILAAMQRLCSVEELAPEDTVFVSGIGCSSRLPHYMKTYGFHSLHGRAFPVAEGIKMARPDLKVFVSTGDGDCCSIGAGHWIHALRYNMDITVVLHDNHVYGLTKKQASPTSPRGLKSNTTPYGAPLEPMNPLTVSLGVQGASFVAQAVDWVPEVLYDILRAAYLHRGFSFVRILQRCPEFMPKAFDPWLHDPQRTQLLTHPNGLQLSPALSKAYRNQLAHDPINIDRAREIASQEDPIPVGILYSNPDAPCYEDLRHPGRLRSPEHIHAGLDREFDKYTVWPDEEPSAQHGA encoded by the coding sequence ATGAGCCGCTCGCTGAATCAATGCGTGATCAAGCTGCATCAGGAACATCATGCGCTGGAGGACTATCAGGGCGGCGTGCCGCGCTGGTGCAGTGGCTGCGGCGACAACGCCATACTTGCTGCCATGCAGCGTTTGTGCAGCGTGGAGGAGCTGGCACCTGAAGACACCGTGTTCGTCTCCGGCATCGGCTGTTCCAGTCGCTTGCCGCACTACATGAAGACCTACGGTTTCCACAGCCTGCACGGCCGCGCCTTTCCCGTGGCCGAGGGCATCAAGATGGCGCGACCGGACCTGAAGGTCTTCGTCAGCACCGGCGACGGCGATTGCTGCAGTATCGGTGCCGGGCACTGGATTCATGCCCTGCGCTACAACATGGACATCACCGTGGTGCTGCATGACAACCACGTCTATGGCCTGACCAAGAAACAGGCCTCGCCGACCTCGCCGCGGGGACTAAAGAGCAACACGACACCCTACGGCGCGCCCCTGGAGCCGATGAATCCGCTGACGGTGTCTCTGGGCGTGCAGGGCGCGTCCTTCGTGGCCCAGGCGGTCGACTGGGTGCCCGAGGTGCTCTACGACATCCTGCGCGCAGCCTATCTGCATCGGGGCTTCTCCTTCGTGCGCATCCTGCAGCGCTGTCCGGAATTCATGCCCAAGGCTTTCGATCCCTGGCTGCACGATCCGCAGCGCACCCAACTGCTCACTCATCCGAACGGTCTGCAGCTCAGCCCGGCGCTGTCGAAGGCCTATCGCAACCAGCTGGCGCACGATCCGATCAACATCGATCGTGCCCGCGAGATCGCCTCGCAGGAGGATCCGATTCCGGTCGGCATCCTCTACAGCAACCCCGATGCGCCTTGTTATGAGGACCTGCGTCACCCGGGTCGCTTGCGTTCGCCCGAGCATATTCATGCCGGCCTGGACCGCGAGTTCGACAAGTACACCGTGTGGCCGGACGAAGAGCCCTCTGCGCAGCACGGTGCCTGA
- the dapE gene encoding succinyl-diaminopimelate desuccinylase, whose translation MSDAVLTLTEELISRASVTPDDAGCQTLIADRLGAAGFEIHHLRFGDTDNLWATHGRGAPVLALVGHTDVVPTGPLEHWISPPFEPTRRDGRLYGRGAADMKSAIAALTLAAERYVAAYPDHPGTLAILYTSDEEGPAKDGIQAVMPWLAERGIQLDYALIGEPSSGARQGDRIRVGRRGSMHGYLTIKGIQGHVAYPDQALNPIHAFAPALLELVQTRFDEGNSHFPPTSFQIYEVKAGTGANNIIPGELSVNFNFRYGTASTEASLRAQVEGILKHHGLQFELRTRVASAPFLTEKRALIEAVRAASREHLGIDPVEDTGGGTSDGRFISPAGAEVVELGPLNDSIHKVNEWVAIEDLEPLAQTYQGVIERLLS comes from the coding sequence GTGAGCGATGCCGTCCTGACACTGACTGAAGAACTGATCTCGCGGGCATCGGTCACGCCCGATGATGCGGGCTGCCAGACATTGATCGCCGATCGCCTCGGCGCCGCCGGTTTCGAGATCCATCATCTGCGCTTTGGCGACACCGACAATCTCTGGGCCACCCATGGCCGTGGCGCACCTGTGTTGGCGCTGGTCGGCCATACCGATGTCGTTCCCACCGGTCCGCTGGAGCACTGGATCAGCCCGCCCTTCGAGCCGACGCGCCGCGATGGCCGCCTGTACGGTCGCGGCGCCGCCGACATGAAATCGGCCATCGCGGCACTGACGCTGGCGGCCGAACGCTACGTGGCCGCGTATCCGGATCATCCCGGCACGCTCGCCATCCTCTACACCAGCGATGAGGAAGGTCCCGCCAAGGACGGCATCCAGGCGGTCATGCCCTGGTTGGCAGAGCGCGGCATTCAGCTCGATTACGCCTTGATCGGCGAGCCCTCCTCTGGCGCCAGACAAGGCGATCGCATCCGCGTCGGTCGGCGCGGATCCATGCACGGCTATCTGACCATCAAGGGTATTCAGGGCCATGTCGCCTACCCGGATCAGGCCCTCAATCCCATCCATGCCTTCGCCCCGGCCCTGCTGGAGCTGGTCCAGACCCGTTTCGATGAAGGCAACAGCCATTTCCCACCGACCTCCTTCCAGATCTACGAGGTCAAGGCCGGAACCGGGGCCAACAACATCATCCCCGGCGAACTCAGTGTCAATTTCAATTTCCGCTATGGCACGGCATCGACTGAAGCCAGCCTGCGGGCGCAGGTCGAGGGCATCCTCAAGCACCACGGCCTGCAGTTCGAACTGCGTACGCGGGTCGCCAGCGCACCGTTCCTCACTGAAAAGCGCGCCCTGATCGAGGCTGTGCGCGCCGCCTCGCGCGAGCATCTGGGCATCGATCCGGTCGAAGACACCGGCGGCGGCACCTCCGACGGCCGTTTCATCTCCCCCGCTGGCGCCGAAGTGGTCGAACTCGGCCCGCTCAACGACAGCATCCACAAGGTCAACGAATGGGTTGCGATCGAAGATCTCGAACCCCTCGCCCAAACCTACCAAGGCGTCATCGAGCGCCTGCTGTCGTAG
- a CDS encoding Spx/MgsR family RNA polymerase-binding regulatory protein: protein MTLAPTLYGLPHCDTCKKARAWLTARGIAHEFVDYRAQPLSPAQLQEAAAALGWDKLVNRASTTWRQLDEADKAAESPAQWLDLLARYPTLIRRPLLIDGSHFDAGFKESRYAAHFVSGADA, encoded by the coding sequence ATGACTCTGGCACCCACCCTCTACGGTCTCCCCCACTGCGACACCTGCAAGAAAGCCCGCGCCTGGCTGACGGCGCGTGGCATCGCCCATGAGTTTGTCGACTACCGTGCCCAGCCGCTGTCCCCCGCACAGTTGCAGGAAGCAGCAGCGGCGCTCGGCTGGGACAAGCTGGTCAACCGCGCCAGCACCACCTGGCGCCAGCTGGACGAGGCCGACAAGGCTGCCGAAAGCCCGGCGCAATGGCTGGATCTGCTGGCGCGTTACCCGACGCTGATCCGTCGCCCCTTGCTGATCGACGGCAGCCACTTTGACGCGGGCTTCAAGGAATCCCGCTACGCTGCGCACTTTGTTTCCGGAGCCGATGCGTGA
- a CDS encoding efflux RND transporter permease subunit gives MFEAMLRRGTLMAVIVLIVAVIGLMATLRIPVQMIPDLEVRTISVETRWPGATPQDVEKEILVEQEEYLRAVPNLIRMVSSASTGRADIELEFPFGTDINQALIRVSNALSQVPAYPENVDEPQLSSSSFSDNAFMYFRVVPLAGNPLSVDVDLMRDFVDDFVRTRMERVPGVSQVSVGGGAERQIQIIVDPARLAERGLSLLDVREAVRQRNRDVSGGDVDSGKRRYLLRTVGRFEHVDELQQLIIDQRGGTLIRLGDVAEVRSDHSEIRQLSFANGQPGLSLSVRRESGSNVIDIKQRMLPVMAELNRDVLAPVGMEMHLSSDDVRYVEDSLANVWQNLIIGAVLASLVLYLFLRSWSGTLIAVVGLPLCTIAALIGLQLAGRTINVISMAGVAFAIGMTLDNTIVVLENIERLRRKGMSRFDAALAGVREVWPALLASTLTTVLVFAPVLFIRQEAGQLYSDVAIAISAAIMASMLVAISIVPALASRLGLGSSGTTTTGATDVVSHWVTALIASPLRRGWTIALSVGVTVVAAWWLTPAAEYLPEGEEPKTFSVMNAPPGYSLQEMASIGAEVQAELLPYLSQEPDAYARGESAVPSIRTLNLNISAGSLRIISESQVPGEIDALMDAIDQRFRAYPGMRAFSSRGSIISSNDGGTRSVNLDISGPDLTQIYAVAEAAYRRAESAFDGARIGSSPSNLVLGQPLLQLRPNWDRMAELGMSPQGLGFAVAALSDGAFVDEFFLDNDKIDIYLYGPSGSAQSLAAVPDLPIYTPSGAVLPLRALVEIVETVDTETLRRVNGRRTVTLNIVPPRSVPLETAVETVRTEVVQALQADGLVPPGISIDFSGASDQLDATREALSSNFLVAVALCYLILVAIFVHWGYPLLILTTVPLGVAGGIIGLALMNLFVRQPFDMITMLGFLILVGTVVNNPILVVDQALRNLRESGANAVEAVTQAVQARIRPMLMSTTTTLFGLAPLVFIPGAGVELYRGVGAIVLFGLLFSLLVSLSFLPALLTSVLGRRRRS, from the coding sequence ATGTTTGAAGCCATGCTTCGCCGCGGCACCCTGATGGCCGTGATCGTGCTGATCGTGGCCGTGATCGGCTTGATGGCGACCTTGCGGATCCCGGTGCAGATGATCCCGGATCTGGAGGTGCGCACCATTTCGGTGGAAACGCGCTGGCCGGGCGCCACCCCTCAGGATGTGGAAAAGGAGATCCTGGTCGAGCAGGAAGAGTATCTGCGTGCGGTGCCGAACCTGATTCGCATGGTGTCCTCGGCATCCACCGGCCGAGCCGATATCGAACTGGAATTCCCTTTCGGCACCGACATCAACCAGGCCCTGATCCGGGTCAGCAATGCGCTCAGTCAGGTGCCGGCCTACCCCGAGAACGTGGACGAGCCGCAGCTGTCCTCCAGCTCCTTCTCCGACAACGCTTTCATGTACTTCCGGGTGGTACCGCTGGCCGGCAATCCGCTGAGCGTCGATGTCGACCTGATGCGAGATTTCGTCGATGACTTCGTCCGCACCCGGATGGAACGGGTGCCGGGCGTATCGCAGGTCTCGGTCGGCGGCGGCGCCGAGCGCCAGATCCAGATCATTGTCGATCCGGCACGACTGGCCGAACGCGGCCTCAGTCTGCTCGATGTGCGCGAAGCGGTGCGTCAGCGCAACAGGGACGTCTCCGGGGGTGATGTCGATTCCGGCAAGCGCCGTTATCTGCTGCGCACCGTCGGTCGCTTCGAGCATGTCGACGAATTGCAGCAGCTGATCATCGACCAGCGCGGCGGCACGCTGATCCGCCTGGGCGATGTGGCCGAGGTGCGCTCGGACCATTCCGAGATCCGCCAACTGTCCTTCGCCAATGGTCAGCCTGGGCTCAGCCTGTCGGTGCGGCGCGAGAGCGGTTCCAATGTCATCGACATCAAGCAGCGCATGCTGCCGGTGATGGCCGAACTCAACCGCGACGTGCTGGCGCCAGTCGGTATGGAAATGCACCTGAGCTCCGACGACGTCCGCTATGTCGAGGATTCGCTAGCCAATGTCTGGCAGAACCTGATCATCGGCGCAGTGCTCGCTTCACTGGTGCTGTACCTGTTCCTGCGGTCCTGGTCGGGTACCTTGATCGCGGTGGTCGGTCTACCCTTGTGCACGATCGCCGCACTGATCGGCCTGCAGCTGGCCGGACGCACGATCAATGTCATTTCCATGGCCGGCGTCGCTTTTGCCATCGGCATGACCCTGGACAACACCATCGTGGTGCTGGAGAACATCGAGCGCCTGAGGCGCAAGGGAATGTCGCGCTTCGATGCGGCGCTGGCCGGCGTGCGCGAGGTGTGGCCGGCGCTGCTGGCCTCCACGTTGACCACCGTGCTGGTGTTTGCGCCCGTGTTGTTCATCCGCCAGGAAGCCGGCCAGCTCTATTCCGACGTGGCCATCGCCATTTCGGCCGCGATCATGGCCTCGATGCTGGTGGCCATCAGCATCGTGCCGGCGCTCGCGTCCAGGCTGGGACTGGGATCCAGCGGAACGACCACCACTGGCGCCACCGATGTCGTGAGCCATTGGGTCACGGCGCTGATTGCCAGTCCGCTGCGCCGAGGCTGGACCATCGCCCTGAGCGTTGGCGTCACAGTGGTTGCCGCCTGGTGGTTGACGCCTGCGGCCGAGTACCTGCCCGAGGGCGAGGAGCCGAAGACCTTCTCGGTGATGAATGCCCCGCCCGGCTACAGCCTGCAGGAAATGGCCAGTATCGGAGCCGAAGTCCAGGCCGAATTGCTGCCCTATCTGAGCCAGGAGCCCGACGCCTACGCCCGCGGCGAGAGCGCGGTGCCGAGCATCCGCACGCTGAATCTGAACATCTCCGCAGGTTCATTGAGGATCATCTCCGAGAGCCAGGTTCCGGGCGAGATCGATGCCCTGATGGATGCCATCGACCAGCGCTTCCGCGCCTATCCGGGCATGCGTGCCTTTTCCTCGCGCGGCTCGATCATCTCCAGCAACGATGGCGGCACGCGCAGCGTCAATCTGGATATTTCCGGGCCGGATCTCACCCAGATCTACGCTGTGGCCGAAGCCGCGTACCGACGGGCCGAATCGGCTTTCGATGGCGCCCGCATCGGCTCCTCACCCTCGAATCTGGTGCTGGGCCAGCCGCTCCTGCAACTGCGTCCCAACTGGGACCGCATGGCCGAACTCGGCATGAGTCCGCAGGGGCTGGGTTTTGCGGTGGCGGCGCTGAGCGACGGCGCCTTTGTCGACGAGTTCTTCCTCGACAACGACAAGATCGATATCTACCTCTATGGCCCCTCCGGCAGCGCGCAGTCGCTGGCCGCGGTGCCCGATCTGCCGATCTACACGCCCAGCGGGGCGGTACTGCCGCTGCGGGCGCTGGTCGAAATCGTGGAAACCGTGGACACGGAAACCCTGCGCCGGGTCAATGGTCGGCGCACGGTCACGCTCAACATCGTGCCGCCGCGTTCGGTGCCGCTGGAAACCGCCGTGGAAACCGTGCGCACCGAGGTCGTCCAGGCGCTGCAGGCCGACGGTCTGGTGCCACCCGGCATCAGCATCGATTTCTCCGGCGCCAGCGATCAGCTCGATGCCACCCGCGAGGCCTTGTCGAGCAATTTCCTGGTCGCCGTGGCGCTGTGCTACCTGATTCTGGTGGCCATCTTCGTGCACTGGGGCTATCCGCTGCTGATCTTGACCACGGTGCCGCTGGGCGTGGCCGGCGGCATCATCGGTCTGGCCTTGATGAATCTGTTCGTGCGCCAACCCTTCGACATGATCACCATGCTGGGCTTCCTGATTCTGGTTGGTACCGTGGTCAACAATCCCATCCTGGTGGTCGATCAAGCCCTGCGCAATTTGCGCGAATCCGGGGCCAATGCCGTCGAGGCGGTGACCCAGGCAGTGCAGGCGCGGATTCGGCCGATGTTGATGTCGACCACCACCACGCTATTCGGCCTGGCGCCCCTGGTATTCATTCCCGGCGCCGGCGTCGAGCTCTACCGCGGCGTCGGTGCCATCGTGCTGTTTGGATTGCTGTTCAGCCTTCTGGTGTCACTGAGCTTCCTGCCGGCCCTGCTGACCAGCGTGCTCGGCCGGCGTCGAAGGTCGTAG
- the dapD gene encoding 2,3,4,5-tetrahydropyridine-2,6-dicarboxylate N-succinyltransferase gives MTNSSSGLSELINRAFEARNDYAPDRVPAEVAGAVEAVMEGLESGQLRVAEPVDGGWQVHEWIKKAVLLYFRINATVAMPASPANFYDKVPLRFAEAGEEQFKAVGARVVPGAVIRRGAHVASNVVVMPSFINIGAHVGAGTMVDTWATVGSCAQIGRNVHLSGGAGIGGVLEPLQAAPTIIEDDCFIGARSEVVEGVIVERGSVIGMGVFLGQSTRIYDRASKTVSYGRVPAGSVVVAGSLPAADGSHSLYAAIIVKRVDERTRAKTSLNELLRE, from the coding sequence ATGACCAACTCAAGCTCGGGCTTGTCCGAACTGATCAACCGCGCTTTCGAGGCGCGCAACGACTACGCCCCGGATCGAGTGCCAGCCGAGGTCGCGGGCGCTGTAGAAGCCGTGATGGAAGGCCTGGAATCGGGGCAGCTGCGGGTGGCGGAACCGGTGGATGGCGGCTGGCAGGTCCATGAATGGATCAAGAAGGCGGTGCTGCTGTATTTCCGCATCAACGCAACTGTCGCCATGCCGGCCAGCCCGGCCAACTTCTATGACAAGGTGCCACTGCGCTTCGCCGAGGCCGGTGAGGAGCAGTTCAAGGCCGTTGGCGCCCGCGTGGTGCCGGGCGCGGTGATTCGCCGCGGCGCGCATGTGGCCAGCAATGTGGTGGTGATGCCGAGCTTCATCAACATCGGTGCCCACGTCGGTGCCGGCACCATGGTCGACACCTGGGCAACTGTGGGGTCCTGCGCCCAGATCGGCCGCAATGTGCATCTGTCGGGCGGCGCCGGCATTGGCGGCGTGCTGGAACCGCTGCAGGCAGCGCCGACCATCATCGAGGACGATTGCTTCATCGGCGCCCGCTCCGAAGTGGTCGAAGGCGTGATCGTCGAGCGCGGCAGTGTCATCGGCATGGGCGTTTTCCTCGGCCAGAGCACCCGCATCTACGATCGCGCCAGCAAGACCGTCAGCTATGGTCGGGTGCCAGCCGGATCAGTGGTGGTCGCCGGCAGCCTGCCGGCCGCCGACGGCAGCCACAGCCTGTACGCGGCCATCATCGTCAAGCGCGTCGACGAGCGCACCCGCGCCAAGACCAGCTTGAATGAGCTACTGAGGGAGTGA